The genomic DNA GTTCGTCGACCTGGGTGCCTCGGGTAATACCTCGGGGATCGGCATTGCGTTCATCACCGACAACGTGTTGCTGGACCTTGAGCTGACTGCCATGGAAAAAACCGGCAACGGCGAAATTGTCTCCCAGCCCAAGGTGGTGACATCTGACAAGGAGACGGCAAAGATCCTCAAGGGCACGGAGATCCCTTATCAGGAAGCCAGTTCCAGCGGCGCCACCTCGGTGTCGTTCAAGGAGGCCTCGCTATCGCTGGAGGTGACCCCGCAAATCACCCCGGACAACCGCATCATCATGGAGGTCAAGGTCACCAAGGATGAGCCTGATTACCTGAACAAGGTGCAGGAAGTGCCACCGATCAAGAAAAACGAAGTCAACGCCAAGGTCCTGGTCAATGATGGCGAGACCATTGTGATTGGCGGGGTTTTCTCAAATACTCAGAGCAAGGTCGTAGATAAGGTGCCATTTCTTGGCGATGTGCCGTATCTTGGCCGCCTTTTCCGGCGTGATGTGGTTTCGGAGAAAAAATCCGAGCTGCTGGTGTTCCTCACTCCGCGTATCATGAATAACCAGGCGATTGCTGTGAGTCGTTGATTCTGTGCGAAATTTGATTCTTGTTGGGCCGATGGGCGCTGGAAAAAGCACCATCGGCCGTTTGCTGGCCAAAGAGCTGCGCCTGCCGTTCAAAGATTCCGACAAGGAAATTGAATTGCGCACGGGTGCCAATATCCCATGGATCTTCGATAAGGAAGGCGAGCCGGGCTTTCGTGACCGTGAGCAGGCGATGATCGCCGAATTGTGCGCGTTCGAGGGCGTGGTGTTGGCCACCGGTGGCGGCGCCGTGATGCGCGAAGCCAATCGTCGGGCGCTGCATGCCGGCGGACGAGTGGTCTATCTGCACGCCTCTGTCGAGCAGCAGGTCGGCCGCACCGCCCGGGATCGCAACCGGCCGCTGTTGCGCACCGCCGACCCGGCCAAGACCCTGCGCGACCTGCTGGCGCTGCGCGACCCGCTGTATCGGGAGATCGCCGACCTGGTGGTGGAAACCGAC from Pseudomonas beijingensis includes the following:
- the aroK gene encoding shikimate kinase AroK, encoding MRNLILVGPMGAGKSTIGRLLAKELRLPFKDSDKEIELRTGANIPWIFDKEGEPGFRDREQAMIAELCAFEGVVLATGGGAVMREANRRALHAGGRVVYLHASVEQQVGRTARDRNRPLLRTADPAKTLRDLLALRDPLYREIADLVVETDERPPRMVVLDILERLQQLPPR